Below is a genomic region from Pseudomonas extremaustralis.
CCTCGGCGCGCAGGTGGCGGATGGGCGGCTGGATATCGGTTTGAGTCGGTTGCTGCCGCAAAGTAACGCAGTGCAGGCGTTGTCATTGGGTGAGGAGCGATTGGTGGCGGCGGTGTCCAGTGACAGCCCTTTGGCCCGCGAGTCGGTTGTCAGCTTGGCGCAGCTCAGTGCATATCCGTTGATTCTGTTTCCAGCCGACTATGTGTCGGGACTGAACCAATCCATCGAGCAGCTTTACCGTCACCACGCCGTGCCCCTGCGTGCGGGCCCGATCGGGCGGCAGATCACCTCGATCATCGCGCTGGTGGCGGCTGGACAAGGAGTCGCGCTGGTACCGCAATGCACGCAGAGCTTGATGAACAAGGGGGTGACGTATCGACCACTGGTGGAGGCGGACGCGTGTGCAAAATTGCTGGTGCTGACCGCAGCTGAAAGAAAAGGTGTATTGGTTGACGCGT
It encodes:
- a CDS encoding LysR family transcriptional regulator, with protein sequence MLDLRKLRYFLTVAEELHFGRAALRLHLAQPPLTRQISALEAELGFKLFDRTSRTVSLTAQGRSFLPYARGVLEQVELAQVIAGKLAAGTAGQLALGYVSSIALSDLFSQTIQTFAQRFPDVQLTLVECASGNLGAQVADGRLDIGLSRLLPQSNAVQALSLGEERLVAAVSSDSPLARESVVSLAQLSAYPLILFPADYVSGLNQSIEQLYRHHAVPLRAGPIGRQITSIIALVAAGQGVALVPQCTQSLMNKGVTYRPLVEADACAKLLVLTAAERKGVLVDAFLTVIAETLQQDR